One Dromiciops gliroides isolate mDroGli1 chromosome 3, mDroGli1.pri, whole genome shotgun sequence DNA segment encodes these proteins:
- the LOC122751641 gene encoding jupiter microtubule associated homolog 1-like, whose protein sequence is MTTTTTFKGVDPNGRNSSGVLHPPGGGSNFTLGFDEPTEQPVRKNKMASNIFGTPEENRPLWAKSVGAQSSRDYPEPSGLQRRNSSEAGSGDFLGPKGEGDVHENVEADLQVDLGQDEEKSVPVAPVPSPVASAPAPSRRNPPGGKSSLVLG, encoded by the coding sequence ATGACCACCACCACTACCTTCAAGGGTGTCGATCCCAATGGCAGGAATAGCTCTGGGGTGTTGCATCCTCCAGGTGGTGGGTCAAATTTTACTCTGGGCTTTGATGAGCCTACAGAACAACCAGTGAGAAAGAACAAAATGGCATCTAATATTTTTGGAACACCTGAAGAAAATCGACCTCTTTGGGCCAAGTCAGTAGGGGCTCAGTCTAGTAGGGATTATCCTGAACCATCTGGACTCCAAAGAAGAAACTCTTCTGAAGCAGGTTCTGGAGATTTTTTAGGTCCAAAGGGAGAAGGTGATGTGCATGAAAATGTGGAGGCAGACTTACAAGTTGACCTGGGACAGGATGAAGAGAAATCTGTGCCTGTTGCACCTGTTCCCAGCCCAGTTGCATCAGCACCAGCACCATCCAGAAGAAATCCACCTGGTGGCAAGTCCAGCTTAGTCCTTGGttaa